CAGCAGGTGTAGGGAAAGACTTCAAGGAGAACCCCAACCTCAGGGATAACTGGACCGATGCTGAGGGTTACTACCGTAAGAGCTGCCTCTCTAATCCTTTTATGTTCTCAGACAGGTCAAGCCTGTGACATGGACTGTGTCTGTATCAGAGGAAACACTCATCAATTCCTGCTAAGTGTCATTAATCACACACATCTAcccctgtttgtttttaagtgaaGTAACAGACTTCCTGCTGTTAACAAGGTTGTGGATTGTGTCGTTATTTAGGGGTGAACATCGGAGAGACACTTGACAAGCGCTATGATGTTTATGGCTACACTGGCCAGGGTGTATTCAGCAACGTGATCAGAGCCAGGGACACTGCAAGGGCCGGCCAGGAGGTGGCAGTCAAGATCATCCGAAACAATGAGCTCATGTGAGTTACACCTTTTTCACATGTATAAAGTATAGGAATGCAATAGTCTCAACAGCAACTATGTTTGATTGAATTTGCATTGATAAAACAAAGTTTATGATTTTCTGCTCAACAGGCAGAAGACCGGGTTGAAAGAGTTAGAATTCCTCAAGAAGCTGAATGACGCTGATCCTGATGACAAGTTCCACTGCCTTCGCCTCTTCAGGCACTTCTACCACAAACAGCATCTTTGTCTGGTGTTTGAGCCTCTCAGGTACTGAAAAAGGAAACATAACTCTATTCTTCTCATCATTTGAGATATGTGCATCTACTGTCATTCTTAACATTTATATAATGGCCTCACATCCTAATTAATTTGTATTCTCATCCGTAGTATGAATCTGCGAGAGGTGTTGAAGAAATACGGTAAAGACGTTGGGCTACACATCAAGGCTGTGCGCTCCTACAGTCAGCAGCTCTTCTTGGCACTCAAGCTGCTCAAACGATGCAACATCCTCCATGCTGACATCAAGCCTGACAATATCCTGGTATGGTTTAAATACCCAGTCTTAAAGGGaaagtttggatcttttgaagtcaggttgtatgaggtacttatccatagtcagtgtattaccagCGGTAGATGATGGTCAGTACAGcccctagtttggagaagcagacagcagacctgacacagaagctaaacaTTGCATTGCTGTTGAAGGAGGCAGCAAAATGAgttttagccacctaaacaAATCCATATCAGTTAAAGTGTttgctatattgagaatattttaagCGCTTTGCCACAGACAGCCCCTGCTTCcgttaatggcttcagttccacatctgtgctctcatcaaagacaccagactccactgacaaaaacaagtattttagcttgctgaacacaggagctggtGGTCTCACACCATAACACAAACTAATTTATTTAGTtggtggtagaccagcagctcctgtgctcagCAGTGTTGAATGAATGTTTTTCTAAGTAGAGTGTGGCTATGATGAGCATTCCAGCTTCAGTTCCTATTGTAAATAGCTGTCGGACAGCAAATTAAAGCGGTGAAAatgttctaaatatagcgtacacatAAACTGATTTAGATTATTTAAATGGGACTTTTTTAGTCGGCTAAAAtaggttttgctgctgcccccgtccaaAGCAGTACTTTGCTTAGGTTCTGTgttggtactcctgcctgcttctccaaaccgACCAAAAtcttcactttaaaaaatccaaattatCCCTGTAAAATTCAGTCAATTCAGTTAAGAGAATGATAAAGATGACGTAATCTTGTGTGTACTAATGTTTTGTCCTGTACAGGTGAATGAGTCAAAGACCATTTTGAAGCTCTGCGACTTTGGTTCTGCGTCCCATGTTGCTGACAATGACATCACACCTTACCTGGTCAGCAGATTCTACAGAGCTCCAGAAATCAGTGAGTTGCAGTATTCATATTAATCAGTAACCTCTTCATTAATCAGCTGCATTTCAGACTGGACCTTGCTCACAATTTCTTTCCATCTCAGTCATAGGAAAGCCTTACGACTATGGGATTGACATGTGGTCTGTTGGCTGCACTTTATATGAGCTTTACACTGGCAAAATCCTGTTTCCTGGATCTTCCAACAATCACATGATCAAACTAGCTATGGACCTCAAGGGCAAGATGCCCAACAAGGTAAAATTGCATCATAAAATTTCAGTTCAGTTATTGTTTCCCTTTCCGAAATGATGGGAGTCGTGTTGCTGTTCCATGCAGTGTTCAAGAAGTTATGGCTGATGCAATTTCACGGTGTTCTTTCCTCAGATGATCCGTAAAGGCTTGTTCAAAGACCAGCACTTCGATCAGAATTTGAACTTCCTGTACATTGAAGTAGACAAAGTGACTGAAAGGGTAAAGTGTGTCTTTTTTCTCCTACAGCACATACTCACCtgataaaaaatgatttttctgACAAGTATGGAATGTTACTGtactgtgtttttgtcttaCAATCACTATTTCATACATAATGTTCAGTAGTTGTATTCATTGATTTGGTCTCCTGTCCATTTCTCCACCCATCAGGAGAAGGTGACGGTGATGAGCACCATCAACCCCACCAAAGACCTGCTGGCAGACATGATCGGAGGCCAGCGACTGCCTGAGGACCAGAGGAAGAAAGTGATGCAGCTGAAGGACCTGCTGGATGGCACCCTGATGCTGGACCCAGCCAAACGCATCAGCATCAACCAGGCTCTGCAGCATCCCTTTATCCAGGAGAAGATCTGACACCCTGAACGCCACACACTCCCAGAGCAGACACAGAACCAACCACTAAACCAGCTCTGACAGGAACTCTGCAGTGACGCAGCCAACCCACAGACTTCTATTCAGAATGTCATCAATTTTTGTTCTTCCTCGACTTTTGTTTATGGATACATAATTATGTTCTAATGTAAATAGATCATTGAAATGGTAGCCATTATTGAAGACGTTGATTTCGCATAAACTTCCCCTCATACCCAGCAATGCAgttacagacttttttttttaatttaactggCATTGGAGTGACAgatgtttaaaagaaaagtaTAATTCctgtaaatactgtatgtctATTGCATTAACAATCTCAAACAGCAGATGGTTGAGTTTTGTGTAGTTGCAGATGActaaaaacattgattttttttttaacaccacaaTTCTCATTGTGGGGCGATGCATGCTTTTGAATGTGCACCCTTTGTGCTCTAGATTTTTGTGGTGCAGGCCTGTGTAAATGCTCTGTATGTGCATCAGTGTCCCACATGTGACGGCAACCCTCCCCCTCCACCCCTAACCAAGTCTTCAGGCCTTGAGGACTGAGCTGAAGGAATAGATGCATATTATGTACTCCTTGAACAAGATTTTTGTTTCCCTCAAAGCAGGTAGTCATTGTTTTCTGTTGCTGGacatttccatgttttttaCCTTCCTCCCCCTCCAGCACTCTGGCTCGGTCCTGGCTCTCAAGGCTCTCACATTCAAGTGCCTCCCATATGAGCCTCGTGTGTTAAAACACCCAACAATGCGGGCCTATTGAAGCCACACCTGTGACCCTCCTCTCCCATTGTTGTATATAGTCCATAGTTACTGTCATTTCATGTGTGgttaatctgtttttttccattaagTGGTAAAAAAACAATCTTGTGATTTCAATAAAGAATAGTTGTGGAAACGCTGCTGAAAGAGCACCTTCAGTTCAAGACAACTTtttagtaataaaatgtttcctaTTGTATACCAAACCCCCTTTCTTCATTTTATCCCAGCATGTTGGCATGATGGCCTGTACGTCCTGTTTATCAATAGCTCGCTTGGTATAAATATGCTCAAAGTGTTGGATAGGAAGAGAAACAGACGTGGAACACGTGTACAGATTTCACAGCTGGATGTTCGCTGTCCAAAAAGGGCCTTTTTTTGATCCTTCTGCCACGCTAAGTGCAGTCTGAAGATGGCAAGAGAGTGGAAGGGGATATTGCTGCAGCCTCAGAGCACTGAAAGTAAAAACAGTCTGCCTTGTATCCAGTTGGTACAATTTGCAGCTCTCACGCTCCCATCTCCGCAGCGGAAAGTCTTAACGGTGCCCTTCATTTCCATCACATGATTGCACTTCTGTTGAGCTGCTAAAAAGCATAATGGGAGACTCGCTTAGAAAAGATCCCCATTTTTCTCCCGTCTGGAAAGTTAGGGGATGATGTAAGAGCTCTCTGCTCACATGAAGCGCACTAAAAGGACTTCTGATAGAAGCTGATGGGCTGTCAGCCTTAAAGGGTCTAAATACATGTAGGCTATAGTGGAGAAACCACTGGTGAAGATGTCAGTGTTAATGAGCAGGGATACTATCTCCTACTGGCTTTAATCtcaacacacagagaggagggcTTTTAATGTTAATATGTATCCAAACAATTTATAATCATGTCATCAAATTCATGAGGACACACTGCATAGCTCGAACCTTGCGATGTAGCAGTTGTAATTACTTGAGACGATCTGAAGAGGGCATCAGAAGCTCTAGATATCCTCTGTGAGTGAAGTGACTGGTGTtggaacttttatttttaatgacaggAGCATATTCCCAAACTAAAATCTAAGGTAACATTTAAGCTACATACTTATTTACTATGTTTTTATCAAGTTGCATAACATGGTTTCTTTAAATGTGGTTTGATGAGGTTTTGATATATAGTTCATACAAGAAGTGAACACAATTAAAGAAGTAGTTATGTATTTACTCTCTActgtaagataaaaaaaaaacctcaaatatGTTTCAGCATATGAAGAAGAAAAGAGACTTAAAatataatttctttttaatttcatttctcGTTTTTATTAAAACCATACAAACATTTGTAGTCAGTTATAAAAGAGCAAAGTGGCTCTTCTTGGCGGAGGGGCAGTGCTGGGCACATGAAGCTCCGCTCTGAGCCAGATCTGTCTGGCCTCTACCCAGGGCCTGGGAATCCCTGCTTTCAAAGTCAATTCTTTATTGGCCCCAGGATACTCCCCCCCATTTCCTCTGCTAAACCTACAGAAAGAGTATTGTATTTACACATTATATATAAAATAGcacaataaatgtgaaaacttaaaaaacaaaaacaatcaaagaAAAGTAGAATGCATTTCGCAAATCTTAACTTTTCTGATAGTCAGACTTTTCTTATATAAATGTTCTGTCATGTTCTCTTTTGTTCGGGTCTCACAAGACActttacatgtttatttttaatttttttcagaaTTCACAATGGAAGATTGGCAGTGATCTCTCTCTTTACCGACAGGCAGATACGTATAAGGCACATACCTCAATGTAATTTCCTTCTTTCAAAGGAAATGAGTTCTActtctttgaaaacaaaacaaaaaaaacaccatcaATGCACAgctacaaaaatgaaaaaagtaccaaagaacaacaaaaccATTTGTACCTCATTGCTTTGACGCTGAATAAAAGGTAAACTACTCAATATTCTGTGTTCAGTCACGTAAGACTGCAAGGCAATACTAACACTGTTGACAAAGTCACTGCAATACTTGACGGCAGTACACATTCTGAATTTAAGAGCTTTGGAGAAAACAATACAGGTGATTtcctataaaacaaaacacgtcACTTTACAGCATTTAGCATCATGAGAGGGATATTCATGTGCTGTGGACCACTGCAGGTCATTAAGACAGATTCAAAAACATGAATATCTATTTATGTAAGCATACATAAAGCACCAAATGGGACCTTTGATCATCAAGGAGAAAATGTCCATTTAACTCCGAACAACCGTGCAATCCAACGTCAATAACCAgatcacaaacagaatataaaaacactgttaTATACATGTGTGAGTACCTTACCAGACtaactaaatcaagccatttaGATATCAAGGAGACGACTATCTACGGTGCCGTGGATGTGTTCGATACCATACCGCAGTTACAAACACCACTTGGTAAAACTTGGTAGAAGCACTGAAACATTTACAGATTCACAAAagtaacatacaaacaaaatgacaacaaatgtAAATACACCACTTATCAAATCCTATGATATATAAAGTTATCATTGGGGGCCTGTTCAGTTGAATGACCCATGTCTGACCTGCTGTGACAAGATTTAGCGGCTTTGTACCTGTGGGATCAGAACGGTAGATACTTGGCACATGAGCTAGTCTATGTACTTATATAGACAGTGTTCATGTTTAACCTTGAGtacatgcatttttttccagaCAGTGTGTACAGCAAAAACAGTGACAATACACAGAATACTGTTTTAAAGAAGTGAACTTTTTGCTCACCATCACATAGAAATACAAAGAGAAGAGCTTCCAAAAATAGCCTACATTCCAGAAAAGGAATATAACTATTTATCTATACACAATTTTGACACATCCCATTTCTGTGtgggatgacattttttttttacaaaataaatggcAACTGCCTGTTCCAGAACACTTTAAGTACATAATAAAGTTCTCATAATTGCCACTTTGGTCTTAATCTTCACATACACCAGAGTatttctcttccttttttccatttttcctaagggaggagaagcagagagagggagcagctaCTGCATGATAGCCAGGAACTTGCTCTCCTCAGCCAGTGTGGTGAGGAGAGAGCTCATGTCTCCAATTGCCATGTTGTTTAGGCCGGGGGCCACGCTGTGGAAGGTGGCAGATGCTCGAGGGGTGGTCAGGCGTGATGAGGTCCTGGACAGACCCTGGAAGATGGAGGGACTCAGGACCCCTGAGACTAGGCTACCTTGGTCATAGCCATCCTCCAGCATGGCTCCAAAGTCCAGACTTACCCCCTCGTCTAATACACCGGGCACACTGGCATCTACTGTGCTGGTCACCTGGTCTGCACCAGGGGAGAGAAGGGCAGCCGAGTTCCCGCCACTGCTGCCGACACCTTGTCCCACAGACTCAACCATGGAGTCCAGCAGACACTGGTCCTCCAGTACAGGAAACGAGGAGGCCTTGCGATCCACTGATTCGTAAGCAAGGCAGTCACCAAAGCCCTGCTCTATGTATCCATGCTCTGGGCCCTCTAGTTTCAGCCCAGATACCTGATGCGCAAGCGAACAGTGGTCCCCACTTCTCTGCAGTTGTTGCTGCTGGTTGAGACTTGCCAGGATTTCACCGGAGTTCTCTGGATTGAGGTACTGCTGAGTCCTGGCCAAGTTCCTGCAGCCGTTCGGAGGGCGAGGGACATGGACCTGCCGATTGTGATGAAGAGCAGTTCCCTGGGAGAGGCTGGGGAGGCTGTCCATAGAGGCCCTGCTCAGGATTAAGTTGTTCCCGATCTGACAAGAGGTGCTACTGCTGTGGTTCTGCTGGAAGTTGCTCTGTTTCTGAGGTCCATTGGGGGCCTGCTGTTTGAAGCCCTGCTGAAGAGGCCTGTCGATGATCTGTGAAAAATTCGGCCTTCCAAAGGTGTTTGTAGAGTTCTGACCTCTCATCTCCATGCAGGAGTTAGGCGACGTCTCCAGCTTCACCACAGGGTTGACACAGCAAGCACTTTGAGATTGATTCGCCTGGGCACAACTGTTCTGGAAATCAAGGGGCACTTGCTGCTGAACCATCATGTTTCCAAACCTGCCAAAAGGCGCAGACACAGGTCCGTGTTCTACGGCCGACCACCTTCCACATTGTGTCTGGTGATTTTGCTCCCTCTGAGGGGACCTGTCAGCACTCCCAGACGTCACTTCATTCCACTGGATGGGAAGCTTACTTGGGCTCGTTGGCTCTACTATCTGCTGGAGACTGTGGGACCCAGGGAAGGCCATATTTAACCCTGCAGTCTGGATCTGTTCTATCTCCTCCATAGATGGGTGGGAGGTGTCCCTTTGGCTAGAAGCTATTTGGTCCTCATTGTGCATGTAGGAGCCACCATCCCCCTGAACCTGGGAGTGGAGATACTGCACCAGGTCATCTGGTAGCATATCCTCATCCCCAAGCAACAGGCCTGCCTCCCCATCGTCCTCCATCGCCAGGGCTTCTAAGGCTGCGTGTTCTGCGATGCTTGATGTGTACGGTGAGTGCTGCAGGCCTCTCTGCAGGTTGCCCTCTGAGCGTGTGTAGTTCTGTAGGCTAAAGCTGCGAGTTTCAGGTGTAGAATGATGAGACAGAGGTGGAAGAGGGTGGAGGTTGTTAAGGCTGTTGAAGCGTTGCACTGGGGGCAGACTGCAAATGTCACGAGTCTGTGTCCGCACTGGGTCACTGGCCCTCCGGTTCCCATTCAGCGGCCCCTCGCCAGGATAGAGGACCCTCCTCCTGTAACCTGCATGTCCCATATACCCATTGGTGTACCCGTTAGTGCCATCATTGCAGCAATGTGGCCTGACAAGAGGTGGCAAAGAGTGGTTGCTACCACCCTCATCCATCATGGCCATGCGAGTCTTCAAGCTCATGCGCTCCATGTTGGGAAGGGGCGTGGGAGGCGGGCCGCCAGTTGCTGCTGCATACTTGGCTTTCAGGTGGTAGTGCTGTGCTGGGGTTAAAGTGAGCATTCCCCTtgaccctcctcctcctacacCTACTCCTCCTACACCTCCACAGCCCCCACCTGAGAGTATgcctccaccccctcctcctgtcCCACCTCCATACTGGCTTGCCTCGCTGGACCGGCGGGAGGCATCAGTGGAGATGGGGTCATAAGAGTCGGTGGAGCTAAGGTTGTGGAGGCGGCGGTGATGGGTGGCTGCCGTCGTACCCTCACTCTGGGAAGCCTGGCTGGAGCGTCGACTGGAGAAGCAGGGGGAGATGCCTGAGGAGCGACGGCTGCTGCTAAGGTAAGCTGAGCTGGTGGCGCTACCACTGCTGTCACGCCGGTCTCGGAGCAAGTTGAGCACAGTTAGCTCTGTGCTACCCAGCTCAGCATGAGCAGGTGGCTGAGGAGCAGACACCCCCCACTGCCTGCCCAGACAGGATCCTggggagaaacacagacagagagggaggaatgAATAAAGTTTGGACACTGAAATGATGATTATGAGATTAGAGAGAGAAAAGGCCAAACAAGTTAAGTGTGAGTGCAGAGAGATCCCTCAAACAGATGTTTCCACAGACAACAGGCAGCACTTGGCCATGAAACACTGTTACATGCTATTTTCTCTGATATGATATACGGCTTGATATGGTTCTGATACCATTTTACAGCGGAACAGTAAATTTTAAGCATTTGTTTTGCTTGAATGCTTCAGCCAAAATGGGCAAGATGGAATTCAGGATAATTTATTTCTCAGAGCGGGATTTGTGCACACATTTGATGTGTAAATTCAGTGTACAGGTGCTTTTCAACTGTAGAAATTCCTACATGAGCTCAATCGTGTTAAAGTGAGGATACTACATGCTGTCAGAAATTTGTGAGGGTTGTCGATTAAGGAgtacttcacccccaaatgaccatttgtatatcaattactcaaccCATGATGTGTAATATTTGTGAAGCCTCTGATGAACCAAGAATGCAAAAATTGAGGAAAGCATCCGTTTATAAAATCttacacaactcgtgcagtataatttATGTCTCCTTATCTAGtcttatgctcagtacttcccaaacagacagtgATTTCAAATGGGGAACTTaattgaaagtgaaacttatctatgctctcttcaaagccagactctattgacaaaaacagtaattttacctcgctgaacacgggagttgctggtctacctctgcctctttcaattagtttgtttgtgtaattgtgtgactttggtgttttgaagGGTTAATTCTAATTCACTACAGCCACACAATAACGCAAACCAAAGTGAGGCAGtggcagaccagcagcttctgtgttcagcaagcttgaattacagtttttgtcaatggagtctggcttaaaagagagcatagataaatTTCACTTCCAGTTTAGTTCCCCTTCGGAAAaggctgtgtgtttggaaaataCTGAGCATGACTGGATAAATTAGACTTGTAGTAGtaagtttgtaaacagatgttttgatgtagttttgcttttaaatgtggaccccaATGAATTCAATTCATTATGACtttctccgtttttggattccTCATTTACCAAAAGCATGTGAGATAAACAaatttttctttacaaattcgaagtaacacagggtgagtaactgatttacaaatggtcatttggagggtgaagtatccctttaagagcaTTTAGAAAAAGGTTTCACTTGGGCCTAAAATTCAGGGACcttgaaacaaaagaaaaaaaagtttaacttACCCTTCCCCAGGATGTTGGGTAGTGTGGAACCTTTAGGGGGCGGTGTAGGGGACAGGGGCCCCAGCCTGGGCAGCGCTCCATTCACCTGCTTCAGCCTCTCCATCTTGATGTGCTCCATCCAGCGCAGGGGGCGGCCGACACTTCGCCTCGCCTGCAGGGTCAGCATGGCCGCGGTCGCCGTGGAGACTGTGGAGTCCATGATGGGGGCTGGCTCACCCTCacactcctcctccacctcctcatcattttcc
This is a stretch of genomic DNA from Epinephelus fuscoguttatus linkage group LG21, E.fuscoguttatus.final_Chr_v1. It encodes these proteins:
- the gli3 gene encoding transcriptional activator GLI3, translated to METQSQASSAAEKKKRVETIVATKGSSARNDISEKAVASSTTSNEDESSGTPYHRERRNAISSQAPTPGGPDRSVSEEPSTSTEERPSLLKKELHGSLPHLTDHALPYRGTLFAMDPRNGYLDPHYPAPQFFPTFHPPVPIDDRHTQGRYIYEPSPVPPLHVPPALAGSPAFSDISLIRISPQRNPSVGAESPFHPPHPYINPYMDYIRSLHSSPSISVLSATRGLSPADAPHTGLTTAEYYHQMALLAGHRSPYTTDLLPSVASTAGASSASALHMEYLQAMENSRFSSPRLPSRPSRKRPLPISPLSEHSFDLQTMIRNSPNSLVTMLNNSRSSSSTSGSYGHLSAGAISPALSFAYPPTPVALHVHQQLIGRQPGIVGSAFGHSPPLIHPSPAFATQRPVPGIPSSGLSASERSALSNDSSQTKPTSESAVSSTGDPMHHKRSKMKPEEELPSPGAVSVQDHPDGMTLVKEEGDKDESKQEPEVVYETNCHWENCCREFDTQEQLVQHINNDHIHGEKKEFVCRWEECSREQKPFKAQYMLVVHMRRHTGEKPHKCTFEGCAKAYSRLENLKTHLRSHTGEKPYVCEHEGCNKAFSNASDRAKHQNRTHSNEKPYVCKIPGCTKRYTDPSSLRKHVKTVHGPEAHVTKKQRGDYPRPPPQREPGGNSQGRSPGQLPLGGYTDQREYNHATSKQDECLQVKSIKTEKPMTSQPSPGGQSTCSSDQSPVSTYPSSGVQLAVSAGRSPGEGLEEDEEKEENDEEVEEECEGEPAPIMDSTVSTATAAMLTLQARRSVGRPLRWMEHIKMERLKQVNGALPRLGPLSPTPPPKGSTLPNILGKGSCLGRQWGVSAPQPPAHAELGSTELTVLNLLRDRRDSSGSATSSAYLSSSRRSSGISPCFSSRRSSQASQSEGTTAATHHRRLHNLSSTDSYDPISTDASRRSSEASQYGGGTGGGGGGILSGGGCGGVGGVGVGGGGSRGMLTLTPAQHYHLKAKYAAATGGPPPTPLPNMERMSLKTRMAMMDEGGSNHSLPPLVRPHCCNDGTNGYTNGYMGHAGYRRRVLYPGEGPLNGNRRASDPVRTQTRDICSLPPVQRFNSLNNLHPLPPLSHHSTPETRSFSLQNYTRSEGNLQRGLQHSPYTSSIAEHAALEALAMEDDGEAGLLLGDEDMLPDDLVQYLHSQVQGDGGSYMHNEDQIASSQRDTSHPSMEEIEQIQTAGLNMAFPGSHSLQQIVEPTSPSKLPIQWNEVTSGSADRSPQREQNHQTQCGRWSAVEHGPVSAPFGRFGNMMVQQQVPLDFQNSCAQANQSQSACCVNPVVKLETSPNSCMEMRGQNSTNTFGRPNFSQIIDRPLQQGFKQQAPNGPQKQSNFQQNHSSSTSCQIGNNLILSRASMDSLPSLSQGTALHHNRQVHVPRPPNGCRNLARTQQYLNPENSGEILASLNQQQQLQRSGDHCSLAHQVSGLKLEGPEHGYIEQGFGDCLAYESVDRKASSFPVLEDQCLLDSMVESVGQGVGSSGGNSAALLSPGADQVTSTVDASVPGVLDEGVSLDFGAMLEDGYDQGSLVSGVLSPSIFQGLSRTSSRLTTPRASATFHSVAPGLNNMAIGDMSSLLTTLAEESKFLAIMQ